In Salvelinus sp. IW2-2015 linkage group LG23, ASM291031v2, whole genome shotgun sequence, a genomic segment contains:
- the LOC111950834 gene encoding 5-hydroxytryptamine receptor 3B-like — MVKNNKPIQVVSACDLELYAFPFDKQSCTLTFRSWLHSVSEVNLTLWRSAEDIANDQKSFMDDGEWELMSVPSRYWQLRLDGRDYAHIQFNVLIRRRPLLYVVSLLIPSIFLSFYLPHNSSTRITFKTSILLGYTVFRVNLMDEMPATTIRTPLIGIIHQLLSSSLFQMFSHIV; from the exons ATGGTGAAAAACAACAAGCCTATCCAGGTGGTGTCTGCGTGTGACTTGGAGTTGTACGCCTTCCCCTTTGACAAGCAGAGCTGCACTCTGACCTTCCGCAGCTGGCTTCACTCAG TGAGTGAGGTGAACCTGACTCTGTGGAGGAGTGCGGAGGACATCGCCAATGATCAGAAGTCGTTTATGGACGATGGCGAGTGGGAGCTGATGTCTGTGCCCTCCCGCTACTGGCAGCTCCGGCTGGATGGCAGAGACTATGCCCACATCCAGTTCAAC GTGTTGATCCGCCGGCGCCCCCTGCTGTACGTGGTGAGTCTGCTCATCCCCAGCATCTTCCTCAGCTTCTACTTGCCGCACAACAGTAGCACGCGCATCACCTTCAAGACCAGCATCCTCCTGGGCTACACTGTCTTCAGGGTAAACCTGATGGACGAGATGCCTGCCACCACCATCAGAACACCACTCATAGGTATCATACAccagctcctctcctcatctttgTTTCAAATGTTCTCTCATATTGTTTGA